In the genome of Noviherbaspirillum saxi, the window GACCGTACTCTGCAGCGCGCGCACGGTAGGCTCTTCGCCTGGCGCGATTTCCGGTTCGACGCTGATGGAATCGACCGTGGTCGCATCCGCAGTCGGCACGCTTGAAGCTGTTTCAACCGCCGTACCCAGCCTGAGCCCCATGGCGCCGCCGCCTGCCGAAAGGATGATGCCGATCGCCTCGTCCGGCCACCGGTGGGCAAAATTGCGCCATGCATAAATGGCATCTTCAAAATTGCCGACAATCGCAAAGGCGATAGCAGTGAGTCGGGCCGGAATCCAGTCGACGCAATAAAACGCCTTGGTCGCAAATCGCCCAAAAGCTTCGTTTTTCAAATGTTCCGGTTCATTCCACGCCCGCGCCAGATATTCCGAGACACGATACAGGACGGCGCCGGCCGGACCGAACGGCATGGCAAACCAGAAGAAAACGCCAAAAACATTCCGGTGGGTCGTTATCAGAGCTTTTTCGACCGCTATGCGCGAAATATCGGCCGTGGTCATCGCGGCAGTGTCCTGTTTGGTCCATTCTGCCAGCAGGCTTCGTGCAGTTGCTTCATCACCGCTGTTCAGTGCCAGTTGAATCGAGGTGAAGTAGTGGCTGTAGTGGCGAAATCCG includes:
- a CDS encoding CobD/CbiB family protein codes for the protein MTFLSILFALLFEQFKPLRADNPMYAAIKQLAARMEATFNAGQEGHGRMAWIVTMLLLVVPTMLVYWLCLKINPLAALLWNILIVYLTLGFRHYSHYFTSIQLALNSGDEATARSLLAEWTKQDTAAMTTADISRIAVEKALITTHRNVFGVFFWFAMPFGPAGAVLYRVSEYLARAWNEPEHLKNEAFGRFATKAFYCVDWIPARLTAIAFAIVGNFEDAIYAWRNFAHRWPDEAIGIILSAGGGAMGLRLGTAVETASSVPTADATTVDSISVEPEIAPGEEPTVRALQSTVGLVWRALLLWMLLLLLLSFAVWLG